In Nitrospinota bacterium, a single window of DNA contains:
- a CDS encoding patatin-like phospholipase family protein: MIFENPFKVGLCLSGGAARGMTHLGVLREMEGAGLRPDMVAGASVGALIGALYALSLDIEEVERIVLAFLKGEDFSDLRGDILVRERAEDERRGIFRRMLRTFRKSLFYSVSMTQLSYLSVNRLESLLAKMVPDVNIEDSKIPFACVATDIVNSRPYFLTKGPLRRAIAATCSIPGFFPPIAWDGVRLVDGSWSMQNPVRLLREMGADFVVAIDISQDMLDAPDPGNGLEVVLRSNMATRITLSEMELKDADYVIRPDMRKMDWWDFKKSAAFIQKGRESAAAGIAELKKGIERARLKKFLTLKV, translated from the coding sequence GTGATATTCGAAAATCCTTTCAAGGTTGGGCTCTGCCTGAGCGGCGGGGCGGCCCGCGGCATGACGCACCTGGGGGTGTTGCGCGAAATGGAAGGGGCCGGACTGCGGCCCGACATGGTTGCGGGAGCCAGCGTGGGAGCGCTCATTGGCGCGCTGTACGCGCTTTCCCTCGATATTGAAGAGGTGGAACGGATCGTGCTTGCCTTTTTAAAAGGCGAGGATTTTTCCGACCTGCGGGGGGATATTCTGGTTCGCGAGCGCGCAGAGGACGAGCGCCGCGGCATTTTCCGCCGCATGCTCAGAACGTTCCGCAAGTCGCTCTTTTACAGCGTTTCGATGACGCAACTGTCGTATCTTTCGGTGAACCGCCTTGAATCGCTGCTGGCGAAGATGGTGCCGGATGTTAATATCGAAGACAGCAAGATTCCCTTCGCCTGCGTGGCGACCGATATCGTGAACAGCCGCCCCTATTTTCTTACCAAGGGGCCGTTGCGCCGGGCTATCGCCGCCACCTGTTCCATACCCGGATTTTTTCCGCCGATAGCTTGGGACGGTGTGCGCCTGGTTGACGGGAGTTGGAGCATGCAAAATCCGGTGCGCCTGCTGCGCGAGATGGGGGCCGATTTTGTGGTTGCCATAGACATATCGCAGGATATGCTGGACGCGCCGGATCCGGGCAACGGGCTGGAAGTGGTGCTTCGTTCGAACATGGCGACGCGCATCACGCTTTCGGAAATGGAGCTGAAAGACGCCGATTATGTGATCCGCCCCGATATGCGCAAAATGGATTGGTGGGATTTCAAGAAATCGGCGGCCTTCATTCAGAAGGGACGCGAGAGCGCTGCGGCGGGCATCGCGGAACTTAAAAAAGGGATAGAACGCGCCCGCCTGAAAAAGTTCCTCACCCTGAAAGTTTGA